A single Eleginops maclovinus isolate JMC-PN-2008 ecotype Puerto Natales chromosome 5, JC_Emac_rtc_rv5, whole genome shotgun sequence DNA region contains:
- the LOC134864444 gene encoding uncharacterized protein LOC134864444 isoform X3 yields the protein MVQCQLFSLEQLMSSGFGRPFPRHGLQLLFWFANHCVTCEVINFVLIMKLVSDCQPERGVYGFHLFGNMEELLPVLNRKRKSKRQEEDRPYSQVLYFEVGNLNTETYPGSADLPSYVRENYDLEGNIDDINIDRIIVSYQLRTRVVETVYVTEHDRAVFGMFSADRTFEINPELIQDLQSPQLDLTTFLTQTSYWGDIQVVQTNDIDEIHYPEPSVEQMFNIMQNYWVAKRQDLGFFSEAFNQQIDVSINPYSDDQQGQYFVDVTSHNSHFVACNSEVQRKNKKRKASKRANTWRQTYWLPDRGACIEDFDSVKKKKGGGGFRFIKILLSAGVLCLAAKCFSWLRSCWGLGRNDNILQRMPWRTPSYHYHSPFCHCVFPLQ from the exons ATGGTTCAGTGTCAGCTCTTCTCTCTGGAGCAGCTGATGAGTTCAGGGTTTGGCCGTCCTTTTCCACGACATGGCCTTCAGCTCCTGTTCTGGTTTGCCAACCACTGTGTGACCTGTGAAGTTATTAACTTTGTGCTTATCATGAAG CTGGTGTCCGACTGCCAACCAGAGAGAGGTGTCTACGGCTTCCACCTGTTTGGCAATATGGAGGAGCTTCTGCCTGTCCTAAACAGAAAGCGCAAGAGTAAGAGACAG GAGGAGGACAGGCCTTACAGTCAG GTTTTGTACTTTGAAGTTGGCAACCTGAACACAGAAACTTACCCAGGGTCTGCCGACCTCCCCTCATATGTGAGGGAAAATTATGATTTGGAAGGTAACATTGACGATATCAACATAGATCGCATTATTGTCAGTTACCAGTTGCGAACCAGGGTGGTGGAGACAGTGTATGTCACGGAGCATGACAGAGCTGTCTTCGGGATGTTCAGCGCTGACAGGACTTTTGAAATCAACCCTGAACTGATACAAGACCTGCAAAGCCCCCAGCTAGACCTCACCACCTTTCTCACCCAGACAAGCTACTGGGGAGATATACAGGTGGTTCAGACAAACGATATAGATGAGATTCACTATCCAGAACCTTCAGTCGAGCAAATGTTCAACATAATGCAGAACTACTGGGTAGCAAAGCGTCAAGACTTAGGTTTTTTCTCAGAAGCCTTCAACCAGCAGATAGATGTCAGCATAAATCCATACAGCGATGATCAGCAAGGGCAATACTTTGTCGACGTTACCTCACACAACAGCCATTTCGTGGCATGCAACAGTGAAGTGCAACGTAAAAACAAGAAGCGTAAAGCCAGCAAGAGAGCAAACACTTGGAGGCAAACGTATTGGCTGCCCGACAGGGGGGCGTGTATTGAAG ATTTTGATTCAgtcaagaagaaaaaaggaggtgGTGGCTTCAGATTCATCAAGATTCTGCTCAGTGCTGGAGTGCTCTGCTTGGCAGCCAAATGTTTCAGCTGGCTGAGGAGCTGTTGGGGGCTGGGCCGAAATGACAACATTCTCCAGAGAATGCCATGGAGGACTCCAAGTTATCACTACCAT aGCCCTTTCTGCCATTGTGTGTTTCCCCTCCAGTGA
- the LOC134864444 gene encoding uncharacterized protein LOC134864444 isoform X1: protein MVQCQLFSLEQLMSSGFGRPFPRHGLQLLFWFANHCVTCEVINFVLIMKLVSDCQPERGVYGFHLFGNMEELLPVLNRKRKSKRQEEDRPYSQVESQVLYFEVGNLNTETYPGSADLPSYVRENYDLEGNIDDINIDRIIVSYQLRTRVVETVYVTEHDRAVFGMFSADRTFEINPELIQDLQSPQLDLTTFLTQTSYWGDIQVVQTNDIDEIHYPEPSVEQMFNIMQNYWVAKRQDLGFFSEAFNQQIDVSINPYSDDQQGQYFVDVTSHNSHFVACNSEVQRKNKKRKASKRANTWRQTYWLPDRGACIEDFDSVKKKKGGGGFRFIKILLSAGVLCLAAKCFSWLRSCWGLGRNDNILQRMPWRTPSYHYHSPFCHCVFPLQ from the exons ATGGTTCAGTGTCAGCTCTTCTCTCTGGAGCAGCTGATGAGTTCAGGGTTTGGCCGTCCTTTTCCACGACATGGCCTTCAGCTCCTGTTCTGGTTTGCCAACCACTGTGTGACCTGTGAAGTTATTAACTTTGTGCTTATCATGAAG CTGGTGTCCGACTGCCAACCAGAGAGAGGTGTCTACGGCTTCCACCTGTTTGGCAATATGGAGGAGCTTCTGCCTGTCCTAAACAGAAAGCGCAAGAGTAAGAGACAG GAGGAGGACAGGCCTTACAGTCAGGTAGAGTCTC AGGTTTTGTACTTTGAAGTTGGCAACCTGAACACAGAAACTTACCCAGGGTCTGCCGACCTCCCCTCATATGTGAGGGAAAATTATGATTTGGAAGGTAACATTGACGATATCAACATAGATCGCATTATTGTCAGTTACCAGTTGCGAACCAGGGTGGTGGAGACAGTGTATGTCACGGAGCATGACAGAGCTGTCTTCGGGATGTTCAGCGCTGACAGGACTTTTGAAATCAACCCTGAACTGATACAAGACCTGCAAAGCCCCCAGCTAGACCTCACCACCTTTCTCACCCAGACAAGCTACTGGGGAGATATACAGGTGGTTCAGACAAACGATATAGATGAGATTCACTATCCAGAACCTTCAGTCGAGCAAATGTTCAACATAATGCAGAACTACTGGGTAGCAAAGCGTCAAGACTTAGGTTTTTTCTCAGAAGCCTTCAACCAGCAGATAGATGTCAGCATAAATCCATACAGCGATGATCAGCAAGGGCAATACTTTGTCGACGTTACCTCACACAACAGCCATTTCGTGGCATGCAACAGTGAAGTGCAACGTAAAAACAAGAAGCGTAAAGCCAGCAAGAGAGCAAACACTTGGAGGCAAACGTATTGGCTGCCCGACAGGGGGGCGTGTATTGAAG ATTTTGATTCAgtcaagaagaaaaaaggaggtgGTGGCTTCAGATTCATCAAGATTCTGCTCAGTGCTGGAGTGCTCTGCTTGGCAGCCAAATGTTTCAGCTGGCTGAGGAGCTGTTGGGGGCTGGGCCGAAATGACAACATTCTCCAGAGAATGCCATGGAGGACTCCAAGTTATCACTACCAT aGCCCTTTCTGCCATTGTGTGTTTCCCCTCCAGTGA
- the LOC134864444 gene encoding uncharacterized protein LOC134864444 isoform X5: MVQCQLFSLEQLMSSGFGRPFPRHGLQLLFWFANHCVTCEVINFVLIMKLVSDCQPERGVYGFHLFGNMEELLPVLNRKRKSKRQVLYFEVGNLNTETYPGSADLPSYVRENYDLEGNIDDINIDRIIVSYQLRTRVVETVYVTEHDRAVFGMFSADRTFEINPELIQDLQSPQLDLTTFLTQTSYWGDIQVVQTNDIDEIHYPEPSVEQMFNIMQNYWVAKRQDLGFFSEAFNQQIDVSINPYSDDQQGQYFVDVTSHNSHFVACNSEVQRKNKKRKASKRANTWRQTYWLPDRGACIEDFDSVKKKKGGGGFRFIKILLSAGVLCLAAKCFSWLRSCWGLGRNDNILQRMPWRTPSYHYHSPFCHCVFPLQ; this comes from the exons ATGGTTCAGTGTCAGCTCTTCTCTCTGGAGCAGCTGATGAGTTCAGGGTTTGGCCGTCCTTTTCCACGACATGGCCTTCAGCTCCTGTTCTGGTTTGCCAACCACTGTGTGACCTGTGAAGTTATTAACTTTGTGCTTATCATGAAG CTGGTGTCCGACTGCCAACCAGAGAGAGGTGTCTACGGCTTCCACCTGTTTGGCAATATGGAGGAGCTTCTGCCTGTCCTAAACAGAAAGCGCAAGAGTAAGAGACAG GTTTTGTACTTTGAAGTTGGCAACCTGAACACAGAAACTTACCCAGGGTCTGCCGACCTCCCCTCATATGTGAGGGAAAATTATGATTTGGAAGGTAACATTGACGATATCAACATAGATCGCATTATTGTCAGTTACCAGTTGCGAACCAGGGTGGTGGAGACAGTGTATGTCACGGAGCATGACAGAGCTGTCTTCGGGATGTTCAGCGCTGACAGGACTTTTGAAATCAACCCTGAACTGATACAAGACCTGCAAAGCCCCCAGCTAGACCTCACCACCTTTCTCACCCAGACAAGCTACTGGGGAGATATACAGGTGGTTCAGACAAACGATATAGATGAGATTCACTATCCAGAACCTTCAGTCGAGCAAATGTTCAACATAATGCAGAACTACTGGGTAGCAAAGCGTCAAGACTTAGGTTTTTTCTCAGAAGCCTTCAACCAGCAGATAGATGTCAGCATAAATCCATACAGCGATGATCAGCAAGGGCAATACTTTGTCGACGTTACCTCACACAACAGCCATTTCGTGGCATGCAACAGTGAAGTGCAACGTAAAAACAAGAAGCGTAAAGCCAGCAAGAGAGCAAACACTTGGAGGCAAACGTATTGGCTGCCCGACAGGGGGGCGTGTATTGAAG ATTTTGATTCAgtcaagaagaaaaaaggaggtgGTGGCTTCAGATTCATCAAGATTCTGCTCAGTGCTGGAGTGCTCTGCTTGGCAGCCAAATGTTTCAGCTGGCTGAGGAGCTGTTGGGGGCTGGGCCGAAATGACAACATTCTCCAGAGAATGCCATGGAGGACTCCAAGTTATCACTACCAT aGCCCTTTCTGCCATTGTGTGTTTCCCCTCCAGTGA
- the LOC134864444 gene encoding uncharacterized protein LOC134864444 isoform X4, which translates to MVQCQLFSLEQLMSSGFGRPFPRHGLQLLFWFANHCVTCEVINFVLIMKLVSDCQPERGVYGFHLFGNMEELLPVLNRKRKSKRQEEDRPYSQVESQVLYFEVGNLNTETYPGSADLPSYVRENYDLEGNIDDINIDRIIVSYQLRTRVVETVYVTEHDRAVFGMFSADRTFEINPELIQDLQSPQLDLTTFLTQTSYWGDIQVVQTNDIDEIHYPEPSVEQMFNIMQNYWVAKRQDLGFFSEAFNQQIDVSINPYSDDQQGQYFVDVTSHNSHFVACNSEVQRKNKKRKASKRANTWRQTYWLPDRGACIEDFDSVKKKKGGGGFRFIKILLSAGVLCLAAKCFSWLRSCWGLGRNDNILQRMPWRTPSYHYHC; encoded by the exons ATGGTTCAGTGTCAGCTCTTCTCTCTGGAGCAGCTGATGAGTTCAGGGTTTGGCCGTCCTTTTCCACGACATGGCCTTCAGCTCCTGTTCTGGTTTGCCAACCACTGTGTGACCTGTGAAGTTATTAACTTTGTGCTTATCATGAAG CTGGTGTCCGACTGCCAACCAGAGAGAGGTGTCTACGGCTTCCACCTGTTTGGCAATATGGAGGAGCTTCTGCCTGTCCTAAACAGAAAGCGCAAGAGTAAGAGACAG GAGGAGGACAGGCCTTACAGTCAGGTAGAGTCTC AGGTTTTGTACTTTGAAGTTGGCAACCTGAACACAGAAACTTACCCAGGGTCTGCCGACCTCCCCTCATATGTGAGGGAAAATTATGATTTGGAAGGTAACATTGACGATATCAACATAGATCGCATTATTGTCAGTTACCAGTTGCGAACCAGGGTGGTGGAGACAGTGTATGTCACGGAGCATGACAGAGCTGTCTTCGGGATGTTCAGCGCTGACAGGACTTTTGAAATCAACCCTGAACTGATACAAGACCTGCAAAGCCCCCAGCTAGACCTCACCACCTTTCTCACCCAGACAAGCTACTGGGGAGATATACAGGTGGTTCAGACAAACGATATAGATGAGATTCACTATCCAGAACCTTCAGTCGAGCAAATGTTCAACATAATGCAGAACTACTGGGTAGCAAAGCGTCAAGACTTAGGTTTTTTCTCAGAAGCCTTCAACCAGCAGATAGATGTCAGCATAAATCCATACAGCGATGATCAGCAAGGGCAATACTTTGTCGACGTTACCTCACACAACAGCCATTTCGTGGCATGCAACAGTGAAGTGCAACGTAAAAACAAGAAGCGTAAAGCCAGCAAGAGAGCAAACACTTGGAGGCAAACGTATTGGCTGCCCGACAGGGGGGCGTGTATTGAAG ATTTTGATTCAgtcaagaagaaaaaaggaggtgGTGGCTTCAGATTCATCAAGATTCTGCTCAGTGCTGGAGTGCTCTGCTTGGCAGCCAAATGTTTCAGCTGGCTGAGGAGCTGTTGGGGGCTGGGCCGAAATGACAACATTCTCCAGAGAATGCCATGGAGGACTCCAAGTTATCACTACCAT TGCTAG
- the LOC134864444 gene encoding uncharacterized protein LOC134864444 isoform X2 encodes MVQCQLFSLEQLMSSGFGRPFPRHGLQLLFWFANHCVTCEVINFVLIMKLVSDCQPERGVYGFHLFGNMEELLPVLNRKRKSKRQEEDRPYSQVESQVLYFEVGNLNTETYPGSADLPSYVRENYDLEGNIDDINIDRIIVSYQLRTRVVETVYVTEHDRAVFGMFSADRTFEINPELIQDLQSPQLDLTTFLTQTSYWGDIQVVQTNDIDEIHYPEPSVEQMFNIMQNYWVAKRQDLGFFSEAFNQQIDVSINPYSDDQQGQYFVDVTSHNSHFVACNSEVQRKNKKRKASKRANTWRQTYWLPDRGACIEDFDSVKKKKGGGGFRFIKILLSAGVLCLAAKCFSWLRSCWGLGRNDNILQRMPWRTPSYHYHVMLDYVF; translated from the exons ATGGTTCAGTGTCAGCTCTTCTCTCTGGAGCAGCTGATGAGTTCAGGGTTTGGCCGTCCTTTTCCACGACATGGCCTTCAGCTCCTGTTCTGGTTTGCCAACCACTGTGTGACCTGTGAAGTTATTAACTTTGTGCTTATCATGAAG CTGGTGTCCGACTGCCAACCAGAGAGAGGTGTCTACGGCTTCCACCTGTTTGGCAATATGGAGGAGCTTCTGCCTGTCCTAAACAGAAAGCGCAAGAGTAAGAGACAG GAGGAGGACAGGCCTTACAGTCAGGTAGAGTCTC AGGTTTTGTACTTTGAAGTTGGCAACCTGAACACAGAAACTTACCCAGGGTCTGCCGACCTCCCCTCATATGTGAGGGAAAATTATGATTTGGAAGGTAACATTGACGATATCAACATAGATCGCATTATTGTCAGTTACCAGTTGCGAACCAGGGTGGTGGAGACAGTGTATGTCACGGAGCATGACAGAGCTGTCTTCGGGATGTTCAGCGCTGACAGGACTTTTGAAATCAACCCTGAACTGATACAAGACCTGCAAAGCCCCCAGCTAGACCTCACCACCTTTCTCACCCAGACAAGCTACTGGGGAGATATACAGGTGGTTCAGACAAACGATATAGATGAGATTCACTATCCAGAACCTTCAGTCGAGCAAATGTTCAACATAATGCAGAACTACTGGGTAGCAAAGCGTCAAGACTTAGGTTTTTTCTCAGAAGCCTTCAACCAGCAGATAGATGTCAGCATAAATCCATACAGCGATGATCAGCAAGGGCAATACTTTGTCGACGTTACCTCACACAACAGCCATTTCGTGGCATGCAACAGTGAAGTGCAACGTAAAAACAAGAAGCGTAAAGCCAGCAAGAGAGCAAACACTTGGAGGCAAACGTATTGGCTGCCCGACAGGGGGGCGTGTATTGAAG ATTTTGATTCAgtcaagaagaaaaaaggaggtgGTGGCTTCAGATTCATCAAGATTCTGCTCAGTGCTGGAGTGCTCTGCTTGGCAGCCAAATGTTTCAGCTGGCTGAGGAGCTGTTGGGGGCTGGGCCGAAATGACAACATTCTCCAGAGAATGCCATGGAGGACTCCAAGTTATCACTACCATGTCATGCTGGATTATGTGTTCTAG
- the LOC134864444 gene encoding uncharacterized protein LOC134864444 isoform X6 translates to MVQCQLFSLEQLMSSGFGRPFPRHGLQLLFWFANHCVTCEVINFVLIMKLVSDCQPERGVYGFHLFGNMEELLPVLNRKRKSKRQEEDRPYSQVLYFEVGNLNTETYPGSADLPSYVRENYDLEVLGAHPESWLSLLLWSGLMLTFLLL, encoded by the exons ATGGTTCAGTGTCAGCTCTTCTCTCTGGAGCAGCTGATGAGTTCAGGGTTTGGCCGTCCTTTTCCACGACATGGCCTTCAGCTCCTGTTCTGGTTTGCCAACCACTGTGTGACCTGTGAAGTTATTAACTTTGTGCTTATCATGAAG CTGGTGTCCGACTGCCAACCAGAGAGAGGTGTCTACGGCTTCCACCTGTTTGGCAATATGGAGGAGCTTCTGCCTGTCCTAAACAGAAAGCGCAAGAGTAAGAGACAG GAGGAGGACAGGCCTTACAGTCAG GTTTTGTACTTTGAAGTTGGCAACCTGAACACAGAAACTTACCCAGGGTCTGCCGACCTCCCCTCATATGTGAGGGAAAATTATGATTTGGAAG TGCTAGGAGCGcatcctgagtcgtggctgtcCCTGTTGCTGTGGTCTGGCCTGATGCTCACCTTTCTACTTCTTTGA
- the LOC134864600 gene encoding uncharacterized protein LOC134864600: protein MPERCVAAYCSNTRENGFTLHRFPKDPALCELWTQQVCRTRAGPKGTVWKPSSSSVLCSAHFEEECYDSIPALKEQLGIDVRLKKVLLPNSVPRIFHRGTSSRLAPGANGDVKSRRSHALEKRQRLEVLQECQSEYVAEEESDDFPDGDPSTDVNSTEDQHSDFSVQVCLRPPTRTVAMQFKGRGRTKGVQATTSMVTVGTQTEDDCFCFHNTDNSTSCGSDSDDNMSTDDPDYKLPSSDDSAEESPEHNTPPVPPPEAPAGSVFLVFWECLVTLLSTWCSCGLCGSRSLSWQCKEVGTQLQVTIQCGGCGNQGLWNSQPFFGRTAAGNVLLSAAILFSGATVTKVLRVLSRLGVAVMSERSFFRHQDQVLFKAVKRVWGEQQFAMLCLLQAEGEPIVCGGDGRADTPGHCAKYGTYSTMELRKTAVIDVQLVQSNEVGGSYHMEKVGLQRSLEKVQGFVDVGTLVTDRHIGINMMIREDHPDITHQFDIWHVAKSVKKKLQSLGQTRGCQDLKPWVGSIINHLYWSVVSTPPGSGQLVVDKWTSVIDHIHNRHTGFEGLFSSCAHGVLEGREQRKPWLSCHTKVSIEVEKIIRNKRLCADIQRLSPSHQTSYLEAFHSVITHFAPKMCHFSYKGMESRGILAALHFNENANREQRSRHDGEMMFNLRYPKYKKGGYIVRKVLQEPSFGYAEELMRMVEAMCRGEDYNGDDFDIPDPSPVTEPLNASFEKPDKRAAVNAHMTRFSITNNT, encoded by the exons atgcctgagcggtgtgttgcagcgtattgttcaaacaccagggagaacggttttacccttcatcggtttccgaaagaccctgctttgtgtgaactctggacgcaacaagtttgtaggacaagagctggtccgaaaggaacagtatggaagccaagctcgtcgtctgtactttgctcagcgcattttgaagaggagtgctacgactcgatccccgctctgaaggagcagcttggtATTGATGTTCGTCTGAAGAAGGTTTTGCTGCCCAATTCGGTTCCGCGTATATTTCATCGAGGGACAAGCTCGAGGTTAGCCCCGGGGGCGAACGGCGACGTCAAGAGCCGGAGGTCTcatgctctggagaaaaggcagagattggag gtacTACAGGAATGCCAGTCTGAGTATgttgctgaagaggaaagcgaTGACTTTCCTGACGGGGACCCATCTACTGAT gtgaaTTCAACAGAAGATCAGCACAGTGACTTTTCCGTTCAAGTGTGTCTGAGGCCACCAACAAGGACGGTGGCTATGCAGTTCAAAGGAAGGGGACGGactaaag gtgTGCAGGCTACTACATCAATGGTCACTGTTGGGACTCAGACTGAGGAtgactgcttttgctttcacaacACCGACAACTCAACCTCTTGTGGCTCTGACTCAGATGACAACATGTCGACAGATGATCCCGACTACAAGCTGCCGTCCTCTGATGATTCAGCTGAAGAGAGTCCTGAACACAATACTCCACCAGTGCCGCCACCTGAGGCGCCAGCAGGTAgcgtttttcttgtgttctggGAATGCCTGGTGACGCTGTTGTCAACATGGTGCAGCTGTGGACTTTGTGGGAGCAGGTCACTGTCCTGGCAGTGTAAAGAAGTAGGAACACAGTTGCAGGTCACCATCCAGTGCGGGGGATGTGGGAACCAAGGACTATGGAACAGTCAACCTTTCTTCGGCAGAACAGCAGCtgggaatgtgttgttgtccgcTGCCATTCTCTTCAGTGGGGCCACTGTCACCAAGGTGCTGCGTGTCCTATCCAGATTGGGCGTTGCTGTGATGTCGGAAAGATCGTTCTTCAGACATCAGGACCAGGTGcttttcaaagctgtgaagcGAGTTTGGGGCGAGCAGCAGTTTGCCATGCTCTGTCTGCTACAGGCAGAAGGGGAACCCATCGTGTGTGGTGGTGACGGGCGTGCCGACACCCCAGGGCATTGCGCTAAGTACGGCACCTACTCAACAATGGAGCTCCggaaaacagctgttattgaCGTACAACTTGTACag agcaATGAGGTTGGAGGGTCCTACCACATGGAGAAAGTGGGACTGCAGCGATCCCTTGAGAAAGTCCAGGGCTTTGTGGATGTCGGAACTctcgtgacagacagacacataggcATCAACATGATGATTAGAGAGGACCATCCAGACATCACGCACCAGTTTGACATATGGCATGTAGCCAAGA gtgtcaagaagaagctgcagagccttGGACAAACTAGAGGTTGCCAGGACCTCAAACCCTGGGTGGGAAGTATTATAAACCATCTGTACTGGTCCGTGGTCTCGACGCCTCCTGGCAGTGGACAACTTGTGGTGGACAAATGGACATCAGTCATCGATCACATCCACAACAGGCACACCGGGTTCGAGGGACTGTTCTCTTCTTGTGCGCACGGAGTCCTGGAAGGCAGGGAACAGCGTAAACCGTGGCTGAGTTGTC ATACGAAGGTGTCTATTGAAGTGGAGAAGATCATCCGGAACAAGAGGCTGTGTGCAGATATACAACGCCTGTCCCCGTCACACCAGACATCCTACCTCGAAGCATTCCATAGCGTGATTACCCACTTTGCGCCAAAGATGTGCCACTTTTCATACAAAGGGATGGAGAGCAG agggatcctggctgctttgcatttcaacgaGAATGCCAACAGGGAGCAGCGGAGCAGACACGATGGCGAGATGATGTTCAACCTGCGGTATCCAAAGTATAAGAAGGGCGGCTACATTGTGAGGAAAGTCTTACAGGAGCCATCTTTTG GCTatgctgaagagctgatgcgGATGGTGGAGGCCATGTGTCGAGGTGAGGACTACAACGGTGATGACTTTGACATCCCAGACCCGTCCCCTGTTACAGAGCCACTCAATGCATCATTCGAAAAGCCGGATAAGAGGGCAGCAGTCAATGCACATATGACCCGCTTtagcattacaaataacacctaa
- the LOC134864601 gene encoding uncharacterized protein LOC134864601, giving the protein MDSDNSDSSSDPDTFFEVAESDPMLEDNVRGVMPYRYEPYLDELEPQGSTESSDGEAEGAVGGAAVADGRMPMDFGRLQHVEWCSCGRCEPMPLVVESVCCREQSRVCERREEEGADTRCITEHSGFEPVCLNLHVLRTAHFHYRQEYGDVEGNEWKRYTGYRQFVRWCYEYLGRHVRVPIPSCVVWCIRRTFPSIDYRGFQDTNSP; this is encoded by the exons atggattctgacaactccgattcatcctcggatcctgacacatttttcgaagtggcagagtccgacccaatgctggaggacaatgtgaggggcgttatgccctatagatacgagccatacttggatgagttggagccacagggttctacggaaagttcggatggcgaggcagaaggcgctgttggtggtgctgctgtggcagacggtcggatgcctatggattttggcagactacagcacgtggaatg gtgttcttgtgggagatgtgagccaatgccactggtagtggagtcggtgtgctgccgcgaacagtcaagagtgtgcgagaggagagaggaggagggagcagacacccgctgcatcacagaacattctggctttgagccagtttgtctgaatctgcatgTTCTGCGCACCGCACATTTCCACTATCGGCAAGAATACGGGGATGTAGAGGGAAACGA gTGGAAGAGGTACACTGGATACAGACAGTTTGTGCGATGGTGCTACGAGTACCTGGGAAGACATGTCAGGGTCCCCATACCttcctgtgtggtgtggtgtatccggagaacttttccctccattgatTACAGGGGGTTCCAGGACACCAACAGCCCGTGA